From the Actinomadura luzonensis genome, the window CCCGCTCAACCTGGAGTACAAGCTGGAGGTCTGGGACTCGCCGAACTCGGCCGGCATCATCATCGACGCCGTCCGGGCCGCGAAGATCGCCCTCGACCGGGGCATCGGCGGGCCGATCCTGTCGGCGTCCTCGTACTTCATGAAGTCGCCGCCGGAGCAGTTCTCCGACGACGAGGCCCGCGAGTACGTCGAGAAGTTCATCAGGGGCGAGGTCGAGCGCTGACCCGTTCCCCCCGGCCGCCCGCCGGCCGCCCGCCGGTCAGAGGCGGGCGGCCGGGGGCAGCTCGGCGGTCGAGGCCGGCTCCCACGTGAGCGGGTCGGCGCCCAGCTCGGCCAGCAGCGGCACCTGCTGCCGGCACCACGGCGACAGCGCCAGCAGCCCGTTCTGCGCGCCCTCGGCGAACTCCTTCCACGGCATCCACACCGTCTCCCCCACCTCCTCGGGGTTGGCCGCCACCGGCCCGGCGACGACGACCCGGTAGACCGGGCACAGCTCGTGCTCGACGATGCCGTTGGCCATCACGGCCCGGTAGGAGAAGGCGGGCAGCATCAGGTCGGCGGCCTCGGCGCCGAGCCCCAGCTCGTACGACAGCCGCCGCAGCACGGCCCGGTCGACGGGCTCGCCCGGCAGCGGGTGGCCGCAGCAGCTGTTGGTCCACACCCCCGGCCAGGTGACCTTGTGGTCGGCCCGCCTGGTGAGCAGCACGCGGCCCTCACGGTCGAAGACGTAGCTGGAGAACGCCAGGTGAAGGGGGGTCTCCGGGCCGTGCACCGAGGTCTTGGGTGCGGTGCCGAGCGCGCGGCCGTCACGGTCGACCAGCACGACGTGTTCC encodes:
- the idi gene encoding isopentenyl-diphosphate Delta-isomerase translates to MTTEEHVVLVDRDGRALGTAPKTSVHGPETPLHLAFSSYVFDREGRVLLTRRADHKVTWPGVWTNSCCGHPLPGEPVDRAVLRRLSYELGLGAEAADLMLPAFSYRAVMANGIVEHELCPVYRVVVAGPVAANPEEVGETVWMPWKEFAEGAQNGLLALSPWCRQQVPLLAELGADPLTWEPASTAELPPAARL